Sequence from the Xenorhabdus nematophila ATCC 19061 genome:
CCCTTTACGGGCCGCAACAGGCCGGGTAAAGGAGCCAGAAAGAATGATCTGGCCCGCTTCAAGTTGTACACCATGTGGAGCCAGTTTATTGGCAAGCCATGCTACGCCATTGGCAGGATGATTGAGTACCGCCGCTGCCACACCGGATTCTTCAATCACACCGTTGCGATAGAGCAGGGCATTGACCCAGCGCAGATCCAGCTCATCCGGCCTGATTGGGCGACCTCCCATAATGACACCGCCATTAGCGGCATTGTCAGAAATCGTATCGAACACCTTACGCGGCCGCTGTGTGTCTGGATCGATTTGATGGCAACGGGCATCGATCAGCTCTAACGCCGGAATAACGTAATCTGTCGCATTATAAACATCAAATAGCGTACAGTTTGGGCCACTCAGTGGTTTTGCCAGCACAAATGCCAGTTCGACCTCAATACGTGGCACAATAAAACGTTCGCAGGGAATGTCACCGCCGTCCTGAAAAAACATATCATCCAGCAAAGCACCGTAATCCGGTTCATCAATCTGTGAACTGGCTTGCATAGCCTTAGAGGTCAGGCCAATTTTGTGCCCTTTGAGATCCCTGCCTTCCGTGATTTTCAAATCTACCCATTCGCGTTGAATGGCGTACGCATCCTCAATAGTCATTTCTGGATAGTCCAGTGAGATCTGACGGATTTGCTCACGGCTTTTTTCTGCCTGATGTAAACGGCGTGCAATCAGTGATACGACTTCTTGCTGTAACATAGTGTATTAAGCTCCTTTGGTTTCTAATCCTCCAAAACAGAGGTATTTCACTTCCAGATAATCTTCGATACCGTAGCGTGAACCTTCACGACCCAATCCCGATTGCTTGATGCCGCCAAAAGGGACCATTTCGTTAGAAATCAGACCTTCATTGATGCCAACCATGCCGCTTTCCAGTGCTTCCGCCACGCGGTAAATCCGGCCAATGTCACGCGAGTAAAAATAAGCTGCCAGCCCGAATTCCGTATTGTTGGCTATACGAATGGCTTCGTCTTCATGACGGAATTTGAACAGGGGCGCCAGTGGGCCGAAGGTTTCTTCTCGGGCAATCTGCATTGACTCGGTGACGTCAGCCAGAACGGTTGGCTCAAAGAACAGACCACCCAGTGCATGGGATTTGCCACCTGCCAGAATGCGTGCACCATTGGAAACGGCATCACTGATATGTGCCTGTACTTTTTCTACTGCGGCTTGATTAATCAAAGGACCTTGTTGTGATGTTCTGTCTGTGGCCGGGCCGACATGAAGTTGTTTTACTGCGTGTGACAAACGTTCCGCAAAAGCATCGTAAATGCCTTCCTGTACCAGAATGCGGTTGGCACAGACACAAGTCTGCCCGCTATTACGGAATTTCGCGGCTAATGCACCCTCTACGGCGGCATCAAGATCAGCATCGTCAAACACAATAAAAGGTGCGTTGCCACCCAGTTCGAGGGAAAGTTTTTTTACGGTATCGGCACTTTGTGCCATCAATAATTTGCCGACGCGCGTGGAACCGGTAAAGGAAAGTTTGCGCACAATCGGGCTTGACGTCATGACTTCGCCAATTGCTTTGGCATTTTTTCCTGTGACGATATTCAAGACACCTGCCGGAATACCTGCCTGTTCCGCTAAAACAGCCAGTGCTAGTGCAGATAGTGGTGTTTCCGCTGCGGGTTTCAGGACGACTGTACAGCCGGCAGCCAGTGCCGGGCCGACTTTACGGGTGATCATGGCATTGGGAAAATTCCACGGTGTAATCGCAGCAACAACACCAATCGCTTGTTTGATGGTAGCCAGACGACGCCCCGGCATGGGCGAAGGGATCGTTTCACCATAAACACGCTTGCCTTCTTCCGCAAACCATTCGATAAAACTGGCACCGTAGGCAATTTCACCCATTGCTTCAGCATGGGATTTGCCTTGTTCCAGACTCAATATTTCAGCTAAGGCGGTTTGGTTTTCCATGATGAGCTGGAACCATTGCTTGAGTTTCTGGCTGCGTTGTTTTGCCGTCAATCCACGCCATGCCGGAAGGGCATTCTTGGCGGCTTCAATGGCAGATTGTGTCTCTGCGACACCTGTATCACTGACATGGGCAATCACTTCACCATTGGCAGGATTGGTCACTTCAAAGGTGGCTTTATTATCCGCATCAATCCATTGACCGTTGATATAAGCCTGTTGGCGCAGCAATGATGTATCCAGATGACTTGTCATGATTTCCTCTTTATTTAACAAAAGGTGAACTTATGTGTGCTTAATTATGCCATTTATCGTTGTTACTCTTTTGCTTTAAACAGGTGATGAACGTTATTGGATTTATAATTCAGCACAGGGTCGAGTTCTTCCATCGTGAAAGAAAGACCAAGATAACGCTGTGCCATCAGGTCGGCAAAATGGGTTTTGATCAGGGCAAACAGCATTTCCCCGACTTTTTGCCGATCTTCAAGGCTGCGCCCTGAGCCAATTTTCAATGTCATGTGAACAAATGCGTAATCTTGCTGACCATCTGCCATTTGCCATGTATCCAGCCAAATAGCGCGGCTACGGATACCACCCAGCGGGAAAATTCCCGTATCTGCCAGCGCTTGATTCACCTTGGCAAACAATTCCGGCAATTTGGCAACTTCACGGATATTTTCGGTACATTCAGCGTAAAAATGTGGCACGGTTTTCTCCTGCCAGGTATGTGGTTAATGAATAGAAAGTGTATTAACAGCCAATTTTATTGGCCGTTTAGTTCGGCAATGGGAAAACAGCATTCACTTGTCCTGTTCCTGAACTGGCAAACAGTTCCGTCAAGAATTCCACTTTGCCGTCATAATTGTCCCAGCCGAGCAAACCAAGCAACATCACCGTATCGTGCATATTGCCTTCACCGCGGCAATATTGCGCATATTCCGGCAACATCTTGCAGAACTCTTTAAACTTGCCTTCCTTCCAAAGTTGCACAACCCGGCGATCCATCTGTTCATCAAATTCGCGGGTGTAACTGTTCATGCCGGTTTCGGCGCGTTGATCCTCAATGAAACTGTGTGACATTGAGCCGCTTGCCAGTACGGCAACAGTGCCATCGTATTTCTCAATCGCCCGTAAAATAGCTTCTCCCAATTTGCGACTGTCTTCAAACGCATGGACAGTACAAAAGGCCGAAATTGAAATGACCTTAAAATGGCGATC
This genomic interval carries:
- the hpaD gene encoding 3,4-dihydroxyphenylacetate 2,3-dioxygenase produces the protein MGKLALAAKITHVPSMYLSELPGKHHGCRKSAIDGHKEISRRCREMGVDTMIVFDTHWLVNSAYHINCSDHFSGIYTSNELPHFIRDMTYEYDGNPELGRMIAEEARQMGVRAQSHEIPSLTLEYGTLVPMRYMNSDRHFKVISISAFCTVHAFEDSRKLGEAILRAIEKYDGTVAVLASGSMSHSFIEDQRAETGMNSYTREFDEQMDRRVVQLWKEGKFKEFCKMLPEYAQYCRGEGNMHDTVMLLGLLGWDNYDGKVEFLTELFASSGTGQVNAVFPLPN
- the hpaH gene encoding 2-oxo-hept-4-ene-1,7-dioate hydratase; protein product: MLQQEVVSLIARRLHQAEKSREQIRQISLDYPEMTIEDAYAIQREWVDLKITEGRDLKGHKIGLTSKAMQASSQIDEPDYGALLDDMFFQDGGDIPCERFIVPRIEVELAFVLAKPLSGPNCTLFDVYNATDYVIPALELIDARCHQIDPDTQRPRKVFDTISDNAANGGVIMGGRPIRPDELDLRWVNALLYRNGVIEESGVAAAVLNHPANGVAWLANKLAPHGVQLEAGQIILSGSFTRPVAARKGDTFHVDYGVLGSISCRFV
- a CDS encoding 5-carboxymethyl-2-hydroxymuconate Delta-isomerase translates to MPHFYAECTENIREVAKLPELFAKVNQALADTGIFPLGGIRSRAIWLDTWQMADGQQDYAFVHMTLKIGSGRSLEDRQKVGEMLFALIKTHFADLMAQRYLGLSFTMEELDPVLNYKSNNVHHLFKAKE
- a CDS encoding NAD-dependent succinate-semialdehyde dehydrogenase yields the protein MTSHLDTSLLRQQAYINGQWIDADNKATFEVTNPANGEVIAHVSDTGVAETQSAIEAAKNALPAWRGLTAKQRSQKLKQWFQLIMENQTALAEILSLEQGKSHAEAMGEIAYGASFIEWFAEEGKRVYGETIPSPMPGRRLATIKQAIGVVAAITPWNFPNAMITRKVGPALAAGCTVVLKPAAETPLSALALAVLAEQAGIPAGVLNIVTGKNAKAIGEVMTSSPIVRKLSFTGSTRVGKLLMAQSADTVKKLSLELGGNAPFIVFDDADLDAAVEGALAAKFRNSGQTCVCANRILVQEGIYDAFAERLSHAVKQLHVGPATDRTSQQGPLINQAAVEKVQAHISDAVSNGARILAGGKSHALGGLFFEPTVLADVTESMQIAREETFGPLAPLFKFRHEDEAIRIANNTEFGLAAYFYSRDIGRIYRVAEALESGMVGINEGLISNEMVPFGGIKQSGLGREGSRYGIEDYLEVKYLCFGGLETKGA